One part of the Blautia faecicola genome encodes these proteins:
- a CDS encoding replication protein, translated as MAKNVKKRNWAFVLYPESAPENWREELQKTGLQCAISPLHDRDMNPDSTPKKAHYHVILTYSGPTSYNVVKALTDGFNQPIPQALEQVRGYYRYLTHKDNPEKAQYDERDIKTINGFNIADFSELTRSEITQIKKTLQALIRQYDIIEYAQLMDFLQDEEMNVEYEVASNNTLFFDRYIGSRRHAPRMPKCDPETGEILERKES; from the coding sequence ATGGCAAAAAATGTGAAGAAGAGAAACTGGGCTTTTGTTTTATACCCAGAATCAGCACCAGAGAATTGGAGAGAGGAACTCCAAAAGACAGGATTGCAATGTGCAATCAGCCCACTACACGATAGGGATATGAATCCCGACAGCACACCCAAAAAGGCTCACTATCATGTAATACTTACATACAGTGGACCGACTTCCTACAATGTGGTTAAAGCTCTGACAGACGGCTTTAATCAGCCAATACCACAAGCGTTAGAACAAGTAAGGGGTTATTACAGATACCTCACACATAAGGACAACCCAGAAAAGGCACAGTATGATGAGCGTGATATTAAAACCATCAATGGCTTTAACATAGCTGACTTCTCGGAACTGACACGCTCCGAGATAACGCAGATAAAAAAGACATTGCAAGCACTCATCAGACAGTATGATATAATCGAGTATGCTCAACTTATGGACTTTCTGCAAGATGAGGAAATGAATGTTGAGTATGAAGTCGCAAGCAACAACACGCTATTTTTCGACAGGTATATCGGCAGTCGTAGACACGCTCCGAGAATGCCAAAATGCGACCCCGAAACAGGAGAAATTTTGGAGAGAAAAGAGAGCTGA